A window from Candidatus Binatia bacterium encodes these proteins:
- a CDS encoding cytochrome P450 produces the protein MKRVDELPFLNFLSPEFQADPAPILGELRSHAPTLQTAIGGLVIDHGTVEALLALDGADHVRRRKLGSRAFTPRAVERLRRAMRSLTEELIDGFAGRGSCEFMAEFANHHPVQVICEMLGVPSGDHDDFARWNDQITWVLSFELANRLDEVRQGFEGLSSYIDDLIVERSVQPRDDLLSALILAEDGGDRLGPIELRSMIAGLLFAGYDTTRNQLGISLALFAEYPEQWARLAAEPELASRVVEESLRFLGAIAVAPRMAAEDMEIAGYHIPKRTLVSLGTAAANHDPAVYEEPQMFDISVEREPQLTFGGGPHYCLGASLARAEMQEALPIFARRMPDAKVGPDVAWRPRTGVFGPVTLPLSFTPKWD, from the coding sequence ATGAAGCGTGTCGACGAGCTGCCCTTCCTGAACTTCCTGTCTCCGGAGTTCCAGGCGGATCCCGCCCCGATCTTGGGCGAGCTGCGGTCGCACGCCCCGACGCTGCAGACGGCCATCGGGGGCCTGGTCATCGACCACGGCACTGTGGAGGCTCTGCTCGCTCTCGACGGCGCCGACCATGTGCGGCGCCGCAAGCTCGGCAGTCGCGCCTTCACGCCGCGAGCGGTAGAGAGACTCCGTCGCGCGATGCGTTCCCTCACCGAAGAACTTATCGATGGCTTCGCAGGTCGCGGTTCGTGCGAGTTCATGGCGGAGTTCGCGAACCACCACCCCGTACAGGTCATCTGCGAGATGCTGGGTGTTCCTTCCGGAGACCACGACGATTTCGCGCGCTGGAACGATCAGATTACTTGGGTGTTGTCGTTCGAGCTCGCGAACCGACTGGACGAAGTCCGCCAGGGCTTCGAGGGCCTGTCGAGCTACATCGACGATCTGATTGTCGAGCGAAGTGTACAGCCTCGGGACGATCTGCTGAGCGCACTGATTCTCGCAGAGGATGGCGGTGACCGACTGGGTCCGATCGAGTTGCGAAGCATGATCGCCGGCTTGCTCTTCGCGGGGTACGACACGACGCGTAATCAACTGGGGATCAGTCTCGCGCTCTTCGCGGAGTACCCCGAGCAGTGGGCGCGGCTCGCCGCGGAACCCGAATTGGCGTCCCGCGTTGTGGAAGAGAGCCTACGGTTCCTCGGCGCGATAGCCGTGGCGCCACGTATGGCGGCAGAGGACATGGAGATCGCCGGGTACCACATCCCCAAACGAACCCTGGTGTCGCTCGGGACGGCCGCGGCCAACCACGATCCGGCCGTCTACGAGGAGCCGCAGATGTTCGACATTTCCGTGGAGCGCGAGCCACAGCTCACGTTCGGGGGCGGACCGCACTACTGCCTTGGTGCGAGCCTCGCCCGAGCCGAGATGCAGGAGGCTCTACCGATTTTCGCGCGGCGGATGCCGGATGCGAAGGTCGGGCCGGATGTCGCGTGGCGCCCGCGTACGGGGGTCTTCGGTCCAGTGACGCTGCCGCTCTCCTTTACGCCGAAGTGGGATTGA
- a CDS encoding PaaI family thioesterase, with protein sequence MADDDRDRYRPRWEAKDFTGTGIWQVRRRLAAAMRTVIERLTISDAPEAELQVAAERLEEYGERLQTHPRRNRYEGFGETAVASPDQQDGGGHFDFSPLIGLSNPLAPPISMESRDERVFASVTFGSAYEGAPGCVHGGCVAAAFDEILGYAQTFSGQPGMTGTLTTVYRSPTPIHTALRFEAWIESVNGRKVICNGTLHAGDRLCADANAIFVSLRPGRYEELVRARAGRKAPDDA encoded by the coding sequence ATGGCCGACGACGATCGCGACCGGTATCGCCCCCGCTGGGAAGCCAAAGACTTCACCGGCACCGGCATCTGGCAGGTCCGCCGACGCCTCGCCGCCGCGATGCGGACAGTGATCGAGCGCCTCACGATCAGCGACGCCCCCGAAGCCGAGCTTCAGGTCGCCGCGGAACGCCTGGAGGAGTACGGCGAACGCCTGCAAACCCACCCACGCCGCAACCGCTACGAGGGCTTCGGCGAGACCGCGGTGGCCTCCCCCGATCAGCAGGACGGCGGCGGGCATTTCGACTTCAGCCCACTCATCGGGCTCTCTAATCCCCTCGCCCCGCCGATCTCGATGGAGTCGCGCGACGAGCGCGTCTTCGCCTCGGTCACGTTCGGCTCGGCGTACGAGGGCGCCCCCGGATGCGTCCACGGTGGATGCGTCGCGGCCGCATTCGACGAGATCCTCGGCTACGCACAGACGTTCAGCGGCCAGCCCGGTATGACCGGAACGCTGACCACCGTGTACCGCTCCCCGACGCCCATCCACACGGCGCTTCGCTTTGAAGCGTGGATCGAGAGCGTCAACGGACGCAAGGTGATCTGCAACGGCACTCTGCACGCGGGCGATCGCTTGTGCGCCGATGCCAACGCGATCTTTGTATCGCTCCGGCCGGGCCGCTACGAAGAGCTCGTACGCGCAAGGGCAGGTCGTAAGGCGCCCGACGACGCATGA
- a CDS encoding phytanoyl-CoA dioxygenase family protein translates to MTALTTAPKETDLLTTRDMARFVARGFLRFDALIPAVLNERVIDELDALTRDRWVPGAPTKPPATGTPLSQCYPPPSVIGEILRLPRIRGIIQSLVGREPVFDHDFVHLREPRDLWEQHLHADAILDPTSFAFDVQLFYFPQELGPGEGGTRFVPGTHLRRVNELQVGRYQHLLGEKHVSCPAGTIVVFHQGLWHAGQPNASDRRRWMYKIRLNATEPQRRLWNTDDLKALQNGPDDHIFARFADDSVAKQLRHVEPWCDNADYRLEQVQRTQLWRYLTGDETFDVDYYLTRIDRHRRLEQGS, encoded by the coding sequence GTGACCGCCCTGACGACCGCCCCCAAGGAAACCGATCTCCTCACGACGAGGGACATGGCTCGATTCGTCGCGCGCGGTTTTCTGCGCTTCGACGCGCTCATCCCTGCGGTGCTGAACGAGCGCGTGATCGACGAACTCGACGCCCTCACGCGCGACCGATGGGTACCCGGCGCGCCGACGAAGCCACCCGCGACCGGCACCCCGCTCTCGCAGTGCTACCCGCCCCCTTCGGTCATCGGAGAGATCCTACGCCTCCCCCGCATCCGCGGGATCATCCAGTCCCTCGTAGGCCGGGAGCCGGTGTTCGACCACGACTTCGTCCACCTCCGAGAGCCCCGCGACCTGTGGGAGCAACATCTGCACGCCGACGCCATCCTGGACCCCACGAGCTTCGCCTTCGACGTTCAGCTCTTCTATTTTCCGCAGGAACTCGGCCCGGGCGAAGGCGGGACCCGCTTCGTGCCCGGAACCCACCTCCGGCGGGTGAACGAGCTGCAGGTCGGGCGCTACCAACATCTGCTGGGAGAGAAGCACGTCAGCTGTCCCGCCGGGACGATCGTCGTGTTTCATCAAGGCCTGTGGCACGCGGGGCAGCCGAACGCCTCGGATCGACGGCGGTGGATGTACAAGATTCGCCTCAACGCGACCGAGCCGCAACGACGGCTCTGGAACACGGACGATCTCAAAGCCCTTCAAAACGGACCGGACGATCACATCTTCGCCCGCTTCGCCGACGACTCGGTTGCGAAACAACTTCGCCATGTCGAGCCCTGGTGCGACAACGCCGACTACCGACTCGAGCAAGTCCAACGCACACAGCTCTGGCGCTACCTGACCGGCGACGAAACCTTCGACGTCGACTACTACCTGACGCGCATCGACCGACACCGGCGCCTGGAACAGGGCTCGTGA
- a CDS encoding thiamine pyrophosphate-binding protein, whose amino-acid sequence MTTHGGKLAARALKEAGVEVIFTLSGGHVMAIYDGCLDEGIKVIDVRHEQAAVHAADAWSRVNPGKIGVAVLTAGPGVTDGVTGVANAWRANSPILVIGGQGPFANLRRGSLQEMDHVSLMKPITKWADACYDTKRIPEYISIAIRHATSGMPGPAFLEIPMDVFSGMAEGEVEMPKISTERPKVAPPATDVEKAAGIIAAAKQPVLLAGTSIKWCQAAKDLNEFINHVDMPSFVNGMGRGQIPYDSPNLFSQVRKDAMTRCDVFLLAGSVFDFRLRFGQTIPADAKIVQFEVDGTLVGHNRSADAALVGDLGVSLQMLREKVAEKSPGLKFTGWRDSLRENETALSAAFESQLNSKEVPIDPLRLCKEIRDFVDSDTILIGDGGDIVAQASKVVPVMREGAWMDPGPLGTLGVGMPFALSAQLANPGKKVLIIYGDGSFGFNGMEYDTAVRHNLPIVGIVGNDAAWGQMLRPQVALFGSERKVATLLNYTRYDKIVEAMGGHGEYVEEPDQIRPALERAFASGKPALVNVKIRQDVDTGMKGSTYV is encoded by the coding sequence ATGACGACTCACGGTGGAAAGCTCGCCGCGCGCGCGCTGAAAGAGGCAGGAGTAGAGGTCATCTTCACGCTGAGTGGAGGCCATGTCATGGCCATCTACGACGGCTGCCTCGACGAAGGAATCAAGGTTATCGACGTGCGCCATGAGCAGGCGGCCGTCCATGCCGCAGATGCGTGGAGTCGGGTGAATCCGGGCAAGATCGGGGTTGCGGTTCTCACGGCCGGGCCGGGCGTGACCGACGGTGTCACCGGGGTGGCCAACGCATGGCGGGCGAACAGCCCGATCCTCGTGATCGGTGGGCAGGGGCCCTTCGCGAACCTTCGCCGCGGCTCGCTGCAGGAGATGGATCACGTCTCCCTCATGAAGCCGATCACGAAATGGGCGGATGCTTGCTACGACACGAAGCGCATCCCCGAGTACATTTCGATCGCGATTCGCCATGCGACGTCCGGGATGCCCGGCCCCGCGTTCCTCGAGATCCCGATGGACGTCTTCAGCGGCATGGCCGAAGGCGAGGTCGAGATGCCGAAGATCAGCACGGAGCGTCCGAAGGTCGCTCCCCCGGCGACGGACGTCGAGAAGGCCGCAGGCATCATCGCCGCTGCAAAGCAGCCGGTTCTGCTCGCAGGTACGAGCATCAAGTGGTGCCAGGCCGCGAAGGATCTCAACGAGTTCATCAACCACGTCGACATGCCGTCCTTCGTTAACGGAATGGGGCGCGGGCAGATCCCGTACGATTCGCCCAACCTGTTCTCGCAGGTCCGCAAAGACGCGATGACCCGGTGCGACGTCTTCCTCCTGGCCGGCTCCGTTTTCGATTTCCGGCTTCGGTTCGGCCAGACCATTCCGGCCGACGCGAAGATCGTACAGTTCGAAGTTGACGGTACCTTGGTCGGGCACAACCGGTCGGCCGACGCGGCGTTGGTCGGTGATCTGGGTGTCTCACTCCAGATGCTTCGCGAGAAGGTCGCCGAGAAGTCGCCCGGCCTGAAGTTCACCGGTTGGAGAGACTCGCTTCGCGAGAACGAGACCGCTCTCTCCGCGGCGTTCGAGTCACAGCTCAACTCGAAAGAGGTTCCGATCGATCCCCTCCGCCTGTGCAAGGAGATCCGAGACTTCGTCGACAGCGACACGATCCTGATCGGCGACGGTGGCGACATCGTCGCGCAGGCATCGAAGGTTGTTCCCGTGATGCGTGAAGGCGCCTGGATGGATCCGGGTCCTCTCGGAACGCTGGGTGTCGGGATGCCGTTCGCTCTCTCGGCGCAGCTCGCGAACCCCGGCAAGAAGGTCCTGATCATCTACGGCGACGGCTCCTTCGGCTTCAACGGGATGGAGTACGACACCGCGGTGCGGCACAACCTGCCGATCGTCGGAATCGTCGGCAACGACGCGGCGTGGGGGCAGATGCTCCGCCCGCAGGTGGCCTTGTTCGGCAGCGAGCGGAAGGTCGCTACGCTGCTCAACTACACCCGCTACGACAAGATCGTCGAAGCGATGGGTGGTCACGGTGAGTACGTCGAGGAGCCGGATCAGATCCGCCCGGCCCTCGAGCGTGCCTTCGCCTCCGGGAAGCCGGCTCTGGTGAACGTGAAGATCCGCCAGGATGTCGACACCGGCATGAAGGGTAGCACCTACGTCTGA
- a CDS encoding PQQ-dependent sugar dehydrogenase — MRSTLIYRLGAMTAAYSFLLITPTVTRAQDITYTTFATGLSQITDIAHAGDSRLFVTQQSGQIRIVQSNGSVNGILFLDLSALVSSGFERGLLGLAFHPNYAVNGYFYVNYTNLGGNTVVARYTVSVDPDIADAGSASTTLTQNQTFSNHNGGDLNFGPTDGYLYIGFGDGGSGCDPNDDAQDPTTFLGKMLRIDVDGGSPYAIPPSNPFVGVGGVLDEIWAQGLRNPWRFAFDRQAPHDMWIGDVGQNAREEIDVQPGGSSGGENYGWDCMEGFQNSSISSCTTTATCPATNDTDPVHDYDRSGGRCSVTGGYIYRGSAHPGFVGEYFFADWCTGDMYSLRDNGGGYTHTTYTTNVPGNPRTFGEDQDGELYLANGNTIFRLDDPTPPVTGCPTSPDPTCNLPGKSVLSIRDTPPSGTSIKDKVVWKSVRGPAEAQAGFGTPTGNTNYLWCLYAGPSSSLIAEAGVAGGAGWQTTGSTGYKFGDSSGAQDGATRILLRGDAALPRTRVQWKGKGNNLQLPSLPLSQTDDVSVRVHNSANANCWGANFAPSTTVRNDAKVFKAKTP; from the coding sequence ATGCGTTCAACCTTGATTTACCGGCTCGGCGCCATGACAGCCGCCTATTCGTTCTTGCTCATCACACCCACAGTGACCCGCGCGCAGGACATCACCTACACGACCTTCGCCACGGGCCTCTCGCAGATCACCGACATCGCCCACGCCGGAGACAGCCGACTGTTCGTCACGCAGCAGTCCGGGCAGATTCGAATCGTGCAGAGCAACGGGTCGGTCAACGGAATTTTGTTCCTCGATCTGAGCGCCCTCGTGTCGAGCGGCTTCGAGCGAGGACTGCTCGGCCTAGCCTTCCATCCGAACTACGCCGTGAACGGCTACTTCTACGTCAACTACACCAACCTCGGAGGCAACACCGTCGTGGCGCGCTACACGGTCTCCGTCGACCCCGACATTGCGGACGCGGGAAGCGCCTCCACGACCCTGACGCAGAATCAGACGTTCTCGAACCACAATGGCGGCGATCTGAACTTCGGGCCGACTGACGGTTACCTCTACATCGGATTCGGTGACGGCGGCTCCGGCTGCGATCCGAACGACGACGCACAGGACCCGACCACATTCCTCGGCAAGATGCTGCGCATCGACGTCGACGGTGGCAGCCCGTACGCCATCCCGCCGAGCAACCCCTTCGTCGGCGTCGGTGGCGTGCTCGACGAGATCTGGGCCCAGGGCCTCCGCAACCCGTGGCGCTTCGCCTTCGACCGGCAGGCCCCCCACGACATGTGGATCGGTGATGTCGGCCAGAACGCGCGCGAAGAGATCGACGTTCAGCCTGGCGGGAGCTCCGGCGGCGAGAACTACGGCTGGGATTGCATGGAGGGCTTCCAGAACTCCTCGATTTCCAGCTGCACGACCACCGCCACATGCCCCGCCACGAACGACACCGACCCCGTCCACGACTACGATCGCAGCGGCGGCCGCTGCTCCGTCACGGGCGGCTACATCTACCGAGGAAGCGCCCACCCCGGATTCGTCGGAGAGTACTTCTTCGCCGACTGGTGCACCGGCGACATGTACAGCCTGCGCGACAACGGCGGCGGCTACACGCATACGACCTATACGACCAACGTCCCCGGAAACCCGCGGACATTCGGCGAAGACCAGGACGGCGAGCTCTACCTCGCAAACGGCAACACGATCTTCCGGCTCGACGACCCCACACCTCCGGTCACCGGGTGCCCGACGTCGCCAGACCCGACGTGTAACCTCCCTGGGAAGTCGGTGCTCTCGATTCGCGATACACCGCCGTCCGGCACCAGCATCAAAGACAAGGTCGTCTGGAAATCCGTGCGCGGACCCGCGGAAGCGCAAGCCGGGTTCGGCACGCCGACGGGCAACACCAACTACCTCTGGTGCCTCTACGCCGGTCCGTCCTCGAGTCTCATCGCGGAAGCCGGCGTCGCGGGTGGGGCCGGCTGGCAGACGACCGGATCGACCGGGTACAAGTTCGGCGATTCGTCGGGTGCACAGGACGGCGCGACCCGCATCCTCCTTCGCGGCGACGCGGCGCTGCCTCGCACGCGGGTGCAGTGGAAGGGCAAAGGCAACAACCTTCAACTCCCAAGCCTGCCTCTTTCACAAACGGACGACGTCTCCGTTCGTGTGCACAACTCGGCGAACGCCAACTGCTGGGGCGCCAACTTCGCTCCGAGCACCACCGTCCGGAACGATGCGAAGGTCTTCAAGGCAAAGACGCCCTGA
- a CDS encoding glucose 1-dehydrogenase, which produces MNPGSILLTGKVAIVTGGGAGIGRGIAQGFASFGAQVVLFERDPARAEETAAEIGATGAEVLALTVDVREGEAVEEAVAAACERFGHVDILVNNAGGVFAAPFLETTEKGWDALHRANLKHIYHCTRHVGRAMVERGAGGSIINVVSIEGVRAAPLYATYAAAKAGAINFTKTLALELAPHGIRVNALAPDICLTEGLKALMTQEAIQRATRTVPLGRLGDPSDLAGAAVFLASEMSRYLTGETLHVDGGTHAAAGWYHHPDSGEYVYGPPSTEKDPSK; this is translated from the coding sequence GTGAATCCAGGCAGCATCCTATTGACCGGAAAGGTGGCGATCGTCACCGGAGGCGGCGCGGGGATCGGTCGGGGAATCGCCCAGGGCTTCGCATCGTTCGGCGCGCAGGTGGTGCTGTTCGAGCGCGATCCCGCGCGGGCAGAAGAGACGGCCGCCGAGATCGGCGCGACCGGAGCGGAAGTCCTGGCGCTCACGGTCGACGTGCGCGAGGGAGAGGCTGTCGAGGAGGCTGTCGCTGCGGCGTGTGAGCGCTTCGGGCATGTCGACATCCTGGTGAATAACGCCGGAGGCGTGTTCGCGGCTCCGTTTCTCGAGACCACGGAGAAGGGCTGGGACGCCCTTCATCGCGCGAACTTGAAACACATCTACCACTGCACCCGGCATGTCGGCCGCGCAATGGTCGAGCGGGGCGCCGGTGGGAGCATCATCAACGTCGTCTCGATCGAGGGTGTCCGTGCCGCTCCCCTGTATGCGACCTACGCTGCGGCGAAGGCTGGCGCGATCAACTTCACCAAGACGCTGGCCCTGGAACTCGCTCCCCACGGCATTCGGGTGAACGCGCTCGCGCCGGACATCTGCCTCACCGAGGGGTTGAAGGCTCTGATGACGCAAGAGGCAATCCAGCGCGCGACCCGCACCGTACCGCTCGGTCGGCTGGGCGATCCGTCCGATCTCGCTGGAGCTGCTGTTTTCCTCGCCTCCGAGATGTCTAGATACTTGACCGGAGAAACCCTGCACGTCGACGGAGGCACCCACGCGGCGGCCGGCTGGTATCACCATCCGGATTCCGGGGAGTACGTCTACGGGCCGCCGAGCACAGAGAAGGACCCGTCGAAATGA
- a CDS encoding ATP-binding protein — protein MEASESIFLTDRCKLKFLVKNLVTNALKFTAEGGVQVTAGRTAEWYEVSARDTGAGTPVLGGAARLSS, from the coding sequence GTGGAGGCGAGCGAGTCGATATTTCTGACGGATCGCTGCAAGCTCAAGTTCCTCGTGAAGAACCTGGTCACGAATGCGCTGAAGTTCACGGCAGAGGGTGGTGTTCAAGTGACCGCGGGTCGAACCGCAGAGTGGTACGAGGTCTCCGCCCGGGACACCGGCGCCGGCACGCCGGTTCTTGGAGGCGCGGCACGGTTGTCGTCTTGA
- a CDS encoding sulfatase — MRVTRNHPFAFRAACCFGVLAALVSACSEPPQKTLLEPIFRLATEASLSPPRCAAGNEFRPSLGCPPFFLLQPTVGKGKKSGQRLKLVSKTPAHLRDKAIVAMPITRLGRGQAQIDLDPRVIAKTRPQITLSWPFDSKRLAKASPWRLRVQVLEPTVREFQRSPVTIPIAAELTVGLAVSPLAAKLDVGSTEFVIEAHFEDTVKEVFRENLPADEGGKWHNRRVDLSELGGREVRFHFITRANAHPDTPGLSAAFPLWGAPEVLAARPRNERRNVLLISLDTVRADSIGAVTRGARLTPWFDRLSGEGVVFRNAVSTFSSTSAAHMSLFTGTYPATHKVRYATHHLDASIRTLPEALAKAGYSTGAVTENAMILAGSGFARGFDSYRENKDSLRHTGSIDRTFADGVAWLEAHRGERFFLFLHTYEAHTPYAPKPEALADVPEIDVDGLRENELPWEQTRRRYEAEIHYIDGALEHLFSELRRLDVLDDTMVVITSDHGEEFGEHGGLGHAKSVYDEVLRIPLLFWNAAGTTAGQVVDEQVSLIDVTPTILEFAAISPPPRIPGRSLIPAMNGDPLPGSEVRFAEAPVRNTRHVTARTKNHKWIWRSNEEGLLVFDLTADPGEKTPLQNENLSAEGQVLIDAYLALDDLPQDDEEPAPARVLDEPTRQKLEALGYVE; from the coding sequence GTGAGGGTAACCCGGAATCACCCCTTCGCGTTCCGCGCCGCGTGCTGCTTCGGCGTCCTCGCCGCGCTCGTCAGCGCGTGCTCCGAGCCACCGCAGAAGACCCTGCTCGAGCCCATCTTCCGCCTCGCAACCGAGGCAAGCCTGAGCCCGCCACGCTGCGCGGCCGGGAATGAGTTCCGACCGAGCCTCGGCTGCCCACCGTTCTTCCTCCTCCAGCCTACGGTCGGAAAGGGAAAGAAGAGCGGGCAGCGCTTAAAGCTCGTGAGCAAGACGCCGGCGCACCTCCGCGACAAGGCCATCGTCGCCATGCCCATCACCCGGCTCGGCCGGGGCCAGGCGCAGATCGACCTCGACCCACGAGTCATCGCCAAGACGCGCCCGCAGATCACGCTGAGCTGGCCGTTCGATTCAAAGCGCCTCGCGAAGGCTTCTCCCTGGCGGCTTCGCGTGCAGGTCCTGGAACCGACGGTGCGCGAGTTCCAGAGGAGCCCGGTGACCATTCCCATTGCAGCCGAACTAACCGTCGGCCTAGCCGTTTCCCCCCTCGCCGCCAAACTCGACGTCGGGAGTACCGAGTTCGTGATCGAAGCCCACTTCGAAGACACGGTGAAAGAAGTCTTCCGTGAAAACCTCCCAGCGGACGAAGGCGGGAAGTGGCACAACCGACGCGTGGACCTGAGCGAGCTTGGAGGGCGCGAGGTGCGCTTCCATTTCATCACCCGCGCAAACGCACACCCCGACACTCCCGGGTTGTCCGCTGCATTCCCCCTCTGGGGGGCCCCCGAGGTCCTCGCGGCGCGTCCCCGGAATGAGAGACGCAACGTGCTTCTGATTTCCCTCGACACGGTGCGTGCCGACTCGATCGGCGCAGTCACCCGCGGCGCGCGGCTGACCCCCTGGTTCGATCGACTGTCTGGTGAGGGCGTCGTCTTCCGCAACGCCGTCTCCACCTTCAGCTCGACCTCGGCGGCGCACATGAGTCTCTTCACGGGCACGTACCCCGCGACCCACAAGGTGCGGTACGCCACCCACCACCTGGACGCTTCGATTCGAACTTTGCCCGAAGCCCTCGCGAAGGCCGGATACTCGACCGGTGCCGTGACCGAAAACGCAATGATCCTCGCCGGCTCCGGATTCGCCCGCGGTTTCGACTCCTACCGAGAGAACAAGGACAGCCTGAGACACACGGGCTCGATCGATCGAACCTTCGCAGACGGGGTCGCGTGGCTCGAAGCCCACCGGGGCGAGCGCTTCTTCCTGTTCCTCCACACCTACGAAGCCCACACACCCTACGCACCCAAGCCGGAAGCGCTCGCCGACGTTCCCGAGATCGACGTGGACGGCCTCCGCGAGAACGAGCTGCCCTGGGAACAAACCCGACGTCGCTACGAGGCCGAGATCCACTACATCGACGGCGCTCTGGAACACCTCTTCTCGGAGCTCCGTCGACTGGACGTCCTCGACGACACAATGGTCGTCATCACGTCCGACCACGGTGAAGAGTTCGGGGAACACGGCGGGCTCGGCCACGCGAAGTCCGTCTACGACGAAGTCTTGCGAATCCCTCTCCTCTTCTGGAATGCCGCTGGGACGACCGCCGGCCAAGTCGTCGACGAGCAAGTGTCCCTCATCGACGTGACGCCAACCATCCTGGAGTTCGCGGCAATTTCGCCGCCCCCTCGAATTCCGGGGCGCAGCTTGATCCCGGCGATGAACGGCGACCCACTCCCGGGAAGCGAGGTGCGCTTCGCCGAAGCACCAGTCAGAAACACGCGCCATGTCACGGCGCGCACGAAGAACCACAAGTGGATCTGGCGAAGCAACGAGGAGGGGCTTCTCGTATTCGACCTCACCGCCGATCCCGGCGAGAAGACGCCCCTGCAGAACGAAAACCTCAGCGCGGAGGGTCAGGTCCTCATCGATGCATACCTCGCCCTAGACGACCTACCGCAAGACGACGAAGAGCCCGCACCGGCGCGGGTCCTCGACGAGCCGACTCGCCAGAAACTCGAAGCGCTCGGGTACGTGGAGTGA